Proteins co-encoded in one Spirosoma endbachense genomic window:
- a CDS encoding glycosyltransferase family 9 protein codes for MASWSNQRALWTYRYHKYIHIIGKYRSVVWKYLYLRWLKYKAADRPLVAIILSEQMGDIIACEPVAREVRQRHSNAYIIWLVRKQYVELVQHHPDLDGYLIEKCPSERMYLLRTGIFDKVYNMHISHRKCKYCPEDPVNPTADQIGLTFDNYYHRGDLLYMFSQAAGLPAMTADPKMYIPEAIRQRVAALRLQESPIVIHCQSSHIMRDWPAENWNRLVRWLLDTYPYPVIEIGLQPVVTEEHPNFRNLCGQLSLLETAEVIRNAHLFIGIDSGPAHMANANGANGIILLGQLFDFVDYLPYSGRYKRGEGITILNNYGHPCSELPYGWVQDAALQRLGQPKLV; via the coding sequence ATGGCTTCGTGGTCGAACCAACGGGCACTTTGGACTTACCGTTATCATAAATACATCCACATTATCGGTAAATACCGGTCAGTTGTGTGGAAGTACTTATACTTACGTTGGCTAAAATACAAGGCAGCTGACCGGCCATTGGTGGCTATTATTTTGTCAGAGCAAATGGGCGATATTATTGCCTGTGAGCCCGTAGCTCGTGAAGTTCGCCAGCGTCACTCCAATGCTTATATCATCTGGCTCGTTCGGAAGCAATACGTCGAACTGGTTCAACACCATCCTGATCTCGACGGTTACCTGATCGAAAAGTGCCCCAGTGAACGCATGTATTTATTACGAACGGGCATTTTCGATAAAGTCTACAACATGCATATTTCACACCGCAAGTGTAAATATTGCCCCGAAGACCCCGTTAACCCGACGGCCGACCAGATTGGCCTCACGTTCGATAACTATTATCACCGTGGCGATTTGTTATATATGTTTTCGCAAGCCGCGGGTTTACCTGCCATGACAGCCGATCCGAAAATGTATATTCCGGAGGCTATTCGCCAGCGAGTGGCTGCCTTACGCCTTCAGGAGTCACCCATTGTCATCCACTGCCAGTCCAGCCATATCATGCGTGACTGGCCCGCAGAAAACTGGAATCGGCTCGTAAGATGGCTGTTGGATACATATCCCTATCCCGTTATCGAGATTGGCCTGCAACCCGTTGTTACCGAAGAGCACCCTAATTTTCGGAATCTCTGCGGTCAATTAAGCCTGCTTGAAACAGCTGAAGTAATTCGAAACGCTCATTTATTTATCGGTATCGACAGTGGCCCGGCACACATGGCCAATGCAAATGGCGCCAATGGTATTATTTTGCTTGGACAATTATTCGACTTTGTCGATTATCTCCCTTATTCAGGTCGTTATAAACGCGGAGAAGGCATTACTATTCTGAATAATTATGGCCACCCCTGTTCCGAACTTCCCTATGGATGGGTACAGGATGCTGCCTTGCAGCGATTAGGCCAACCGAAACTCGTATGA
- a CDS encoding glycosyltransferase family 2 protein — translation MKTPVRPTISIALCTYNGESYLPAQWQSLLDQQQLPDEVVVCDDRSTDGTVSLLERLAAEAPFPVRILVNKVQLGSNKNFERVLSECTGELIFICDQDDYWFPNKLSVMAEYMSNHPEDQLAFCDAWVTDEHLQGRQNRFWTWIRFDKVAQNRWKNGEMMEVMLDGNRVMGCATVIRKTFLSKVLPFPDDVPGYIYDGWIGLVAAAYNKIQFIDQPLQLYRTHVQQQVGVRQEEPPERVRLRDRFARHRAQKLAPLRDKQAKLATISRLLAQRVTSNAPGLPQLHRRLSHFTMRSCLPHDRLRRLKPVLNSLQQGNYKRYADSAANWYAPYLAALGDVLE, via the coding sequence ATGAAAACTCCGGTTCGACCGACTATATCCATTGCCTTGTGCACCTATAATGGTGAGTCCTACCTGCCTGCGCAATGGCAAAGTCTGCTCGATCAGCAACAATTGCCCGATGAGGTCGTTGTGTGCGATGACCGATCTACAGACGGAACCGTTTCCCTGCTCGAACGCCTTGCCGCCGAAGCGCCTTTCCCCGTGCGAATTTTAGTTAACAAGGTTCAGCTAGGGTCCAATAAAAATTTTGAGCGTGTTCTGTCAGAATGCACTGGCGAATTGATCTTCATTTGTGACCAGGACGATTATTGGTTTCCCAATAAGCTCAGTGTCATGGCTGAGTATATGAGCAATCATCCTGAAGATCAGCTTGCCTTTTGCGATGCCTGGGTAACTGACGAACATTTGCAGGGCCGGCAGAATCGATTCTGGACATGGATTCGATTCGACAAAGTGGCCCAGAATCGCTGGAAAAATGGCGAAATGATGGAAGTGATGCTGGATGGAAACCGCGTTATGGGATGTGCTACGGTTATTCGAAAGACTTTTCTGAGTAAAGTATTGCCCTTCCCTGACGACGTGCCTGGCTATATCTATGATGGCTGGATTGGGCTCGTAGCAGCGGCATACAACAAAATCCAGTTCATCGATCAACCCCTGCAGTTATACCGAACTCACGTTCAACAACAGGTTGGTGTTCGACAGGAAGAACCGCCCGAGCGAGTTCGATTGCGTGATCGTTTTGCCCGACACCGCGCCCAAAAACTGGCACCCTTGCGCGATAAGCAGGCGAAATTAGCTACCATTAGCCGTTTACTGGCTCAACGGGTAACGTCTAATGCACCTGGTTTGCCTCAGCTTCATCGGCGGCTTTCTCATTTTACAATGCGTAGTTGCTTACCTCACGACAGGCTACGACGGCTAAAACCCGTCCTGAATAGCCTTCAGCAAGGTAATTATAAACGATATGCCGATTCTGCCGCCAACTGGTATGCTCCTTATCTGGCGGCTCTTGGCGATGTGCTCGAATAA
- a CDS encoding acyltransferase family protein → MSKIPSGHMPQLDSLRTFAVLLVIIYHWFPTGEGFNRLPNGTIGVMVFFVISGFLITRILIDNRNRIQAGQSKLADTYRNFFVRRALRIFPLYYFAITLVWLAFPQTSDVDEHPLYYYLYGYNILLNKTGNWGDILSPFWTLGVEEQLYFVWPWIVLLTPRSSFRWVIAGMIVIGVLFRGYGYTQGNLDGVLTPASFDAFGLGALWAYIVTERHDALPDFLKKLSVAAALSLLGFIALQFLPGDHVLVVLFQRLFIAALSLFIIVRASMGIKGPVGQVLNNKALQYVGRISYGIYVFHMLVPGFVTPFIMKVFNRFGFTLTLGYWSHRFVSLLALLVVASLSWYLFEKPINELKRYFSYTKPVGKSVGQSVG, encoded by the coding sequence ATGTCCAAGATTCCTTCTGGCCATATGCCTCAGTTAGATTCCCTGCGGACATTTGCTGTTCTGTTGGTAATCATTTATCACTGGTTTCCAACTGGCGAAGGATTCAACCGGCTCCCCAACGGCACTATTGGCGTGATGGTATTTTTTGTAATCAGTGGTTTTCTGATCACGCGCATTCTGATTGACAATCGCAACCGGATTCAGGCGGGCCAGAGTAAACTCGCCGATACGTATCGCAATTTCTTTGTTCGGCGTGCCCTACGGATTTTTCCGCTGTATTATTTCGCCATTACGCTTGTCTGGTTAGCCTTTCCGCAAACGTCGGATGTTGACGAACACCCACTGTACTATTATCTATACGGCTATAATATTTTACTGAATAAAACGGGAAACTGGGGCGATATTCTTTCGCCTTTCTGGACACTTGGTGTCGAAGAACAATTGTATTTTGTCTGGCCCTGGATTGTCTTGTTGACGCCAAGATCTTCATTTCGGTGGGTTATTGCCGGTATGATCGTTATTGGTGTCTTATTTCGTGGTTACGGCTATACGCAGGGCAACCTGGATGGCGTTTTGACCCCTGCGAGTTTTGACGCCTTTGGGTTGGGTGCTTTGTGGGCTTATATTGTTACGGAGCGCCATGACGCACTTCCCGATTTTCTGAAAAAATTATCCGTTGCGGCTGCTTTGTCTTTACTCGGTTTTATTGCGCTACAGTTTTTGCCGGGCGATCATGTTCTTGTCGTTTTGTTCCAGCGTTTATTTATTGCTGCACTATCCCTATTCATTATTGTTCGGGCTAGTATGGGCATTAAAGGGCCTGTTGGTCAAGTGCTTAACAACAAGGCGTTGCAATATGTAGGGCGAATAAGCTACGGTATTTATGTTTTTCACATGCTTGTGCCCGGTTTTGTTACTCCGTTTATAATGAAGGTATTTAACCGTTTCGGGTTCACCTTAACGTTAGGTTACTGGTCTCACCGCTTTGTTAGCCTGCTGGCCTTGCTGGTTGTAGCCTCACTATCGTGGTATTTGTTCGAAAAGCCAATTAATGAGTTGAAACGATATTTTTCTTACACTAAACCAGTCGGGAAGTCGGTCGGTCAATCGGTGGGCTAG
- a CDS encoding WbqC family protein: MTLAIMQPYFLPYIGYMQLMNAVDTFVLYDDVAFINRGWINRNKLLINGQEYLFTIPLKDASQNKRINEVHLADDPKWRSKLLKTIEQGYRKAPYYGTVMPLTEKIINFTTDSIADLIHFSLVELNQYLGLTTRLVKSSTIYSNTHLKAQERILDICQQENASRYINPIGGTELYDKPTFTQAGIELNFIKTNRVEYPQFSRTEFIPWLSILDALMFNDIAAVRTMLGAYELV, translated from the coding sequence ATGACCTTAGCCATCATGCAGCCCTATTTCCTGCCCTATATTGGCTATATGCAGTTGATGAACGCCGTTGACACGTTTGTGCTGTATGACGATGTCGCTTTTATTAACCGGGGGTGGATCAATAGAAATAAACTGCTCATTAACGGTCAGGAGTACCTGTTTACAATTCCGTTAAAAGACGCTAGTCAGAACAAACGCATCAACGAAGTGCATCTGGCCGATGATCCTAAATGGCGCAGTAAACTACTAAAAACCATTGAACAGGGTTACCGGAAAGCGCCGTATTATGGAACGGTAATGCCGCTAACCGAAAAAATCATCAATTTTACGACCGATTCAATTGCTGATCTGATTCATTTCAGCCTTGTTGAATTAAATCAGTATCTCGGTCTGACAACCCGGTTGGTAAAGTCATCTACGATCTATTCGAATACCCACCTGAAAGCTCAGGAACGGATTCTGGATATTTGCCAACAGGAAAACGCATCGCGTTACATTAATCCGATCGGTGGAACCGAATTATACGATAAACCTACGTTTACGCAGGCAGGTATTGAACTGAATTTTATTAAGACAAACCGGGTCGAATACCCCCAGTTTAGTCGCACTGAATTTATTCCGTGGCTATCTATTTTGGATGCCCTTATGTTCAACGACATAGCCGCCGTTCGGACTATGTTAGGAGCGTATGAGTTAGTTTAA
- a CDS encoding ArnT family glycosyltransferase: protein MTVFYLIPFLLFIFYLGRLAAGICRKSLTEWLLTTFLLGAGSVILTGFILSALYQTANTPIWAVSVFVTATVISLILKRVATIGAPEQLDRPNQRPFSVSRLIRQRQKTFGQWFRGLNPYSKFLFSLLLGTLSIIAVTNLLIVLFTVPNEWDSMTGHLNRVMQYVQRGTMRHFGGTNWNIDTYPKSVCTLQIYSFLMTGRFENGFKFIHHVSYWTAIVSVFGIVKRIGANRPENTALSASFFCALAYALLPDFLMQAITTETDIVLTAYLSVLLYMLFTYRQTQDNRYLWLAGMAFGIAFGHKITFVLLLPSVFTIMVYTVFLSPSLAITFGRTWRLAAAIAVSVCLWTLPTGYLKNIAVFGHPIGPPTALKHQSVERAGSFGNLIEQGSRNVIRYGYDHVNLDGIRNLKVGADVNHVMRQPLVVLEDKLHMRLDEETDFSIQPFAFDRRFVFYNANPYWGVFGFGLIFPLLFLVLIGFIRSTSHIFLGIALLLHFAALSYSAPYDPFKGRYFIETGLFGVTFLALVFLHPRTTVDIPGRPIWKSYVGLITILGCISALLSVFFNTRALPFAWTSLDGKSFSSAFATDRMRQLTLGRPDIYVAYKRFDELVPDSATVALGTINDDYEYPLYGPDLSRRLIAINPFEQGLKPIPKNADYLFFDKSVMPPKPGDIRLGTDTTMRREVIVPAEDYYLRKLH, encoded by the coding sequence ATGACTGTCTTCTATCTCATTCCATTTCTTCTTTTCATTTTTTACCTCGGGCGACTTGCGGCTGGTATCTGCCGTAAATCGTTGACAGAGTGGTTACTGACAACTTTTTTGCTGGGCGCTGGTAGTGTAATCTTAACCGGATTTATCCTGTCGGCATTATACCAAACGGCCAATACCCCTATTTGGGCCGTGTCGGTTTTTGTTACAGCAACAGTTATCAGTCTGATTTTAAAGCGAGTAGCCACAATTGGCGCGCCAGAGCAGCTCGATCGCCCCAATCAGCGACCATTTTCCGTTTCGCGGCTGATTCGCCAACGCCAGAAAACGTTTGGGCAGTGGTTTCGTGGGCTAAATCCCTACTCGAAATTTCTGTTTTCGCTGCTTTTGGGGACGCTATCCATCATTGCCGTTACGAACCTGCTGATCGTACTTTTCACGGTTCCTAACGAATGGGATAGTATGACCGGTCACCTGAACCGGGTCATGCAGTATGTGCAACGGGGAACAATGAGGCATTTTGGTGGTACGAACTGGAACATAGATACGTATCCCAAGAGTGTTTGTACACTCCAGATTTATTCGTTCCTGATGACGGGCCGCTTTGAGAATGGATTCAAGTTTATCCATCATGTAAGCTACTGGACCGCCATTGTCTCCGTATTCGGGATCGTGAAACGCATTGGTGCAAACCGGCCCGAAAACACGGCATTATCAGCGAGTTTTTTCTGCGCGCTAGCCTACGCTCTGCTGCCCGATTTTCTGATGCAGGCCATCACAACCGAAACGGATATTGTGCTCACCGCTTACCTAAGCGTTCTGCTCTATATGCTTTTCACGTATCGGCAAACGCAGGATAACCGCTATTTGTGGCTGGCCGGAATGGCGTTTGGAATTGCATTCGGCCATAAAATTACCTTTGTCTTACTACTTCCATCGGTGTTTACGATCATGGTCTACACCGTCTTTTTGTCGCCATCACTGGCAATAACCTTCGGGCGGACCTGGCGATTGGCAGCAGCTATTGCCGTTTCGGTTTGTTTATGGACATTGCCAACGGGGTATTTGAAAAACATTGCCGTATTTGGCCACCCAATTGGTCCACCAACGGCTTTGAAGCACCAATCCGTGGAGCGGGCAGGGTCATTCGGAAATCTGATCGAGCAGGGGAGCCGGAATGTGATTCGCTACGGCTATGATCATGTCAATTTAGACGGTATCCGCAACCTCAAAGTCGGCGCTGACGTGAATCATGTGATGCGGCAACCGCTTGTTGTACTGGAGGATAAATTACACATGCGTCTGGATGAAGAGACCGATTTTTCCATTCAGCCGTTTGCCTTCGATCGTCGGTTTGTTTTCTATAATGCCAATCCCTACTGGGGCGTGTTCGGCTTCGGATTGATCTTTCCCTTACTGTTTTTGGTGCTGATTGGCTTTATTCGATCAACATCCCACATTTTTCTGGGGATAGCCTTATTACTTCACTTTGCCGCGCTGTCCTACTCTGCGCCCTATGATCCATTTAAAGGGCGTTATTTTATTGAGACTGGCCTCTTTGGCGTAACCTTTCTGGCGTTGGTATTCTTACACCCGCGCACAACCGTAGACATACCTGGTCGACCAATCTGGAAAAGCTACGTCGGTTTGATCACCATATTAGGTTGTATTTCGGCGTTGCTTAGCGTATTTTTCAATACACGGGCTTTGCCGTTTGCCTGGACTTCGTTGGATGGGAAATCGTTTTCGTCTGCTTTCGCAACCGACCGAATGCGGCAGCTAACGCTCGGACGCCCGGATATTTATGTAGCCTATAAGCGTTTCGACGAGCTTGTTCCCGATTCGGCTACCGTTGCGCTTGGTACGATCAATGATGATTATGAGTATCCACTATATGGACCCGACTTATCGCGTCGGTTAATTGCCATCAATCCATTTGAGCAGGGTCTGAAACCTATTCCCAAAAACGCAGACTATCTGTTTTTTGACAAAAGTGTGATGCCACCTAAACCCGGTGATATCCGTTTAGGCACCGACACGACCATGCGCCGGGAGGTGATCGTCCCGGCAGAGGATTATTATCTACGTAAATTACACTGA
- a CDS encoding DUF5672 family protein, translating into MKHQSPVSVGVVIPVYKSSLTDYEQIALKQCMKVLGHYPILLAAPDSLDISLYQNLYPILQVRRFDDRFFVDIQAYNKLMLSDVFYRAFTDLEYILIHQLDAFVFSDELTDWCQKGYDYIGAPWLRDRDYTGWGDEVWFRTKQRIALLIDLKKPDGITPREITSLNRVGNGGFSLRRVPAMLRWLRVFKGRIARYEKSHDYRYNEDIFWSVEVNRYLPLLRIPDYRTAMRFAIEFYPQRAVEQYNNGQLPFGCHAWDIHGTDYWRPIFAQYGYQI; encoded by the coding sequence ATGAAGCATCAAAGTCCGGTAAGTGTCGGTGTCGTCATTCCCGTTTATAAATCTTCACTGACTGATTATGAGCAAATTGCGTTAAAGCAATGCATGAAAGTTTTAGGTCACTACCCAATTTTATTGGCGGCTCCTGATTCGCTCGATATTTCACTTTACCAGAATTTATACCCTATTTTGCAGGTAAGAAGGTTTGACGATCGTTTTTTCGTGGACATTCAGGCTTACAACAAATTGATGTTGTCTGACGTCTTCTACAGGGCCTTTACTGATCTGGAATATATTCTGATTCATCAATTGGACGCGTTTGTATTCAGCGATGAACTGACGGATTGGTGCCAAAAAGGGTACGATTATATTGGGGCTCCCTGGCTACGGGATCGGGATTATACAGGTTGGGGCGACGAAGTCTGGTTCAGAACGAAGCAACGAATAGCACTATTGATTGATCTGAAGAAACCCGATGGGATAACACCCAGAGAAATAACCAGTTTAAACAGGGTTGGCAATGGTGGTTTTTCTTTACGGCGAGTTCCTGCCATGCTCCGATGGCTGCGTGTTTTTAAAGGTCGAATTGCCAGGTATGAAAAAAGCCATGATTATCGATACAACGAAGACATATTTTGGAGCGTTGAGGTAAATCGATATCTTCCTTTATTACGTATTCCTGATTACCGCACAGCGATGCGATTTGCCATTGAATTTTACCCGCAACGGGCAGTTGAACAATATAATAATGGGCAACTACCGTTCGGATGCCATGCCTGGGACATCCATGGCACGGACTACTGGCGACCTATTTTTGCTCAGTACGGTTACCAAATTTGA
- a CDS encoding DegT/DnrJ/EryC1/StrS family aminotransferase: protein MINVTKSYLPDLEEYTNYLKGIWERVHLTNDGPLLRELEGKMKEFLGVKHLKFCTNGTVVLQMALKALDITKEVITTPFSYVATTNALLWEGCTPVFADIRPDDYCIDPAKIESLITENTQAIMATHVYGNACRIEQIQAIAEKYNLKVIYDAAHTFGSSYNGRSILSYGDVSTCSFHATKVFHTVEGGCIVTDDDALAEKLHFYRSFGHRNDDYYSIGINAKNSEFHAAMGLCVLPKVPHLIAARKQVFSWYDARLNFERISRPTLTPGVDYNYAYYPVVFDSEATLLRVSDALKAQDIVPRRYFYPSLNTLPFSIGHEPCPVSEDVSLRVLCLPLYPDLPEEDVDRIAAIVNEAVAVISEPV from the coding sequence ATGATTAACGTCACCAAATCATATCTGCCAGACCTTGAGGAGTATACAAACTACCTGAAAGGTATCTGGGAGCGCGTACATTTAACCAACGATGGCCCCTTATTACGTGAGCTGGAGGGGAAAATGAAAGAATTTCTGGGAGTAAAACACCTGAAATTTTGCACCAACGGTACGGTTGTCCTTCAAATGGCGCTTAAAGCGCTGGACATCACGAAAGAAGTCATCACAACACCATTTTCGTACGTAGCAACGACCAATGCGCTACTGTGGGAAGGGTGTACGCCTGTTTTTGCGGACATTCGACCTGACGATTACTGTATTGATCCAGCCAAAATCGAATCGCTTATTACCGAGAATACGCAGGCCATCATGGCTACCCATGTTTATGGCAATGCCTGCCGGATCGAACAGATTCAGGCGATAGCCGAAAAATATAACCTCAAGGTTATTTATGATGCTGCGCACACCTTTGGATCGTCGTACAATGGCCGTTCGATCCTTAGTTATGGCGATGTCAGCACCTGTAGTTTCCATGCTACGAAGGTTTTCCATACGGTCGAAGGTGGTTGTATTGTTACCGACGATGATGCCCTGGCCGAAAAACTGCATTTCTATCGTTCGTTTGGTCACCGCAACGACGATTATTACAGCATTGGTATCAACGCAAAGAATTCGGAGTTTCACGCAGCAATGGGCCTGTGTGTTTTGCCTAAAGTTCCGCACTTGATCGCGGCCCGGAAGCAGGTTTTTAGCTGGTACGATGCCCGGCTAAACTTCGAACGCATTTCCCGACCAACGCTTACACCGGGCGTTGATTACAACTATGCCTATTATCCGGTTGTGTTCGACTCAGAAGCGACTTTGCTCCGTGTTTCAGATGCCCTTAAAGCGCAGGACATTGTTCCCCGGCGATATTTTTACCCCTCACTCAATACCCTGCCATTTTCTATAGGGCATGAACCCTGTCCGGTTTCTGAGGATGTTTCATTGCGGGTACTGTGTCTGCCGCTCTACCCTGATCTACCAGAAGAAGACGTTGACCGGATAGCAGCCATTGTAAACGAAGCCGTTGCCGTCATAAGTGAACCCGTATAA
- a CDS encoding glycosyltransferase family 4 protein: MLLNLMRLLKVEGFQMHLLLGEGGPLLDEYRSICTVTIWPAPDRYVMGAVADKILGKLGLWDRFYQQQMQDRQQAIRASLGLDSIDLVLVNTVTSSRWFGQLGIPDKTPVVTFVHELDMSVRMYTQPDELAYLLRRTNHLLAVSRATARYYEEQHGFDPARITLFTLIDTPALERNVQHARQQPTIYKTLGLPDNALIVGGCGNAEWRKGNDLFVTLARQVIGRVPEASIHFVWVGVPPGSLRDDLLLDIRKAGMEQRVHLIPPTPDVLRYMSHFDVFALCSREDPYPLVVFEAGLSEVPVVCFDGAGGSPELVETDGGFVVPYLDLDGMSNRILDLLNDPEQRRAMGKRLSEKILERHPAHQSVETLVTLFQQLT, from the coding sequence GTGTTGCTAAACCTGATGCGACTTCTGAAAGTAGAAGGCTTCCAGATGCATTTGTTGCTAGGTGAAGGAGGGCCACTACTTGACGAATACCGTTCGATCTGTACGGTTACTATTTGGCCAGCCCCGGATCGATATGTTATGGGGGCTGTGGCCGATAAAATTCTGGGAAAGCTGGGCTTATGGGATCGGTTTTATCAACAACAGATGCAGGATCGCCAACAGGCAATTCGCGCCAGTCTGGGGTTGGATTCTATAGATTTAGTACTGGTCAATACGGTTACCAGCAGTCGTTGGTTTGGTCAGCTAGGCATTCCGGATAAAACACCCGTCGTAACATTCGTTCATGAACTGGATATGTCGGTGCGGATGTACACACAGCCCGATGAACTGGCATACCTGCTGCGCCGAACCAATCACCTGCTGGCCGTATCGCGGGCAACCGCACGCTATTATGAAGAGCAGCATGGCTTCGACCCTGCCCGTATTACGCTTTTCACCCTCATCGACACCCCGGCACTCGAGCGAAATGTACAGCATGCCCGCCAGCAACCGACTATCTATAAGACCTTAGGTTTACCCGACAATGCGCTGATTGTTGGAGGATGCGGCAATGCCGAATGGCGTAAGGGCAATGATTTATTTGTAACACTTGCCCGACAGGTAATTGGTCGGGTGCCTGAGGCATCCATTCATTTTGTGTGGGTTGGCGTTCCTCCCGGATCGCTTCGTGATGATTTGCTGCTGGACATTCGTAAAGCAGGTATGGAACAACGCGTCCACCTGATTCCACCAACGCCCGACGTACTGCGCTACATGAGCCATTTCGATGTTTTTGCGCTCTGTTCGCGCGAAGATCCATACCCACTCGTCGTGTTTGAAGCCGGTTTGAGTGAAGTGCCTGTTGTTTGTTTTGATGGGGCAGGGGGCTCTCCCGAACTGGTTGAAACAGACGGTGGTTTTGTGGTGCCCTACCTGGATCTTGATGGCATGAGCAATCGCATCCTGGATTTGCTCAATGATCCAGAACAGCGTCGGGCAATGGGCAAACGGCTTAGCGAAAAAATACTCGAACGTCACCCGGCACATCAAAGCGTTGAAACTCTTGTAACTTTGTTCCAGCAACTAACCTAG
- a CDS encoding acetyltransferase, which produces MAKIIIFGVMDTAELAHFYLTHDSEHDVAAFTVSREYLTDPEFHGLPVVAFEDVETLFPPQDYKFFAPMTGRGMNRNRERIYLEAKAKGYEFISYISSKATLFGNQIGENCFILEDNTIQPFTTIGNNVVLWSGNHIGHHGQIKDHVFFTSHVVMSGHCVIEPYCFFGVNSTIRDFLHIATGTLVGMATAVYKDTDEWGVYIGNPAKKLPTPSHETY; this is translated from the coding sequence ATGGCAAAGATTATCATTTTCGGGGTGATGGATACCGCCGAGTTGGCTCACTTCTACCTGACCCACGATTCCGAACACGACGTTGCGGCTTTCACCGTCAGCCGGGAGTATCTGACTGATCCGGAATTCCACGGATTGCCGGTAGTCGCTTTTGAAGACGTAGAAACGTTATTTCCTCCTCAGGATTACAAGTTTTTTGCGCCAATGACGGGCCGGGGTATGAATCGCAATCGCGAACGGATTTACCTCGAGGCCAAAGCCAAAGGCTACGAATTCATCTCCTATATTAGCTCTAAAGCGACACTGTTTGGCAACCAGATTGGCGAAAACTGCTTTATTCTGGAAGACAATACCATTCAGCCATTCACCACAATCGGTAATAACGTCGTGTTGTGGAGCGGCAATCACATTGGTCATCACGGGCAGATTAAAGACCATGTCTTTTTTACATCGCACGTGGTTATGTCGGGCCACTGTGTCATTGAACCCTATTGTTTCTTTGGCGTAAACAGCACCATTCGCGATTTTCTGCATATCGCAACGGGCACACTTGTCGGTATGGCAACTGCGGTCTATAAAGACACCGACGAATGGGGTGTTTATATTGGGAATCCAGCTAAAAAACTCCCTACTCCCAGCCACGAAACCTATTGA
- a CDS encoding glycosyltransferase family protein produces MTLAFTICSVNYLAQARTLGDSLKATNPDYQYIIGLVDKLSVANLPAELMPDYSMLEVDQIGIPDFEAMCDRYDITELNTAVKPFYIDFFIKNYPNVTEIIYFDPDIIVYQPLQKLNQDLQEYSLVLTPHTCSPTPDWERPNEQHHLSTGIFNLGFIGLRNDPTAKAFVDWWKDRLVYECRIDLCNGLFVDQHWVNFAPVYYDNVLIDRHPGYNVAYWNMHERYLSADADGQWRVNQTEFLQFFHYSGYNPNRPDEVSKYQTRYSLAESETPGKERADAKPLFDLYRNRLLTNQNDLYRQYPCVYIKPPKILRYKRVRKALNAPFNQLIALLENQ; encoded by the coding sequence ATGACACTCGCTTTTACCATCTGTTCTGTTAATTATCTAGCCCAGGCCCGAACACTGGGCGATTCATTAAAAGCTACAAATCCAGATTACCAGTACATAATTGGTCTGGTTGACAAACTCAGCGTCGCCAATCTACCCGCTGAACTTATGCCCGATTATTCGATGCTTGAGGTAGATCAGATCGGTATCCCCGATTTTGAGGCTATGTGCGATCGGTACGATATTACTGAACTCAATACCGCCGTTAAACCATTTTACATCGACTTTTTCATTAAAAACTACCCGAATGTCACCGAAATTATTTATTTTGACCCTGACATTATCGTTTATCAGCCGCTGCAAAAATTAAATCAGGATCTGCAAGAATACAGTCTGGTGTTAACACCTCATACGTGTTCGCCTACCCCAGACTGGGAACGCCCCAATGAACAACATCATTTGAGCACCGGCATCTTTAACCTCGGGTTCATTGGCCTGCGGAATGACCCAACTGCCAAAGCCTTTGTTGACTGGTGGAAAGATCGGTTAGTCTATGAATGCCGGATCGATCTGTGTAATGGTCTTTTCGTAGACCAGCATTGGGTTAATTTTGCCCCGGTTTATTATGACAATGTTCTGATCGATCGTCATCCGGGCTATAATGTTGCCTACTGGAATATGCATGAACGGTACCTCTCTGCTGACGCCGATGGGCAGTGGCGGGTGAACCAAACGGAGTTTTTGCAGTTTTTCCATTATAGTGGCTACAATCCTAATCGGCCTGATGAAGTCTCTAAATACCAGACGCGGTATAGTCTTGCAGAATCAGAAACACCCGGCAAGGAACGTGCAGATGCAAAACCGCTGTTTGATCTGTATCGAAATCGGTTATTAACTAACCAAAACGATCTATATCGACAATACCCTTGTGTTTACATAAAACCCCCGAAAATATTGCGGTATAAACGGGTAAGAAAGGCATTAAATGCCCCATTTAATCAACTAATTGCGCTGTTAGAAAATCAATAA